One Littorina saxatilis isolate snail1 linkage group LG12, US_GU_Lsax_2.0, whole genome shotgun sequence genomic region harbors:
- the LOC138982161 gene encoding putative inhibitor of apoptosis gives MLDLLRRQSSLDQQAEADCLDDSLDLTPDTQSTFAREMRSERARLQTFGHSWPAKWTKQLASYGFYSVTTDTAGPEQFVRCAFCGLELRGVTSAKEAKVQHWRAARGYCPFLKGDDVGNVGADDTAERVTRDVNTGTMPAGPETFPRTERLHHVGATPVTSPPFTTHSLVFINHSPPQHHVTSPSRHTVAMMSPQNQSNLPPNPADNSQQHNSTAWADIVRTARYPQMASFHARLDSLRTWPLVKPTARELSRAGLFHVKCRRHPDTSGLHGDDRNGGECADSVKCFWCGERFHRWQESDDAMLEHARLSPRCRYVTQILGRQLHDDIIKAGSSHLDNRLFANEHETTSNDVMESAPVQRVLQMGFPRQLVQELLSHNGQRLSADTLCELVLHAAQQQQHDLAAGRTTSTTTRTGEGEATFKMTTNTNYGHSSTPRDQPTVPKTGSRRDQALTPAEVTGPLTSDRKVTCKVCSEEEVKVTFRPCNHLVCCSRCARFFTLCPVCQRHIEDRQTTNLA, from the exons ATGCTGGACTTGTTACGGAGACAGTCCAGTCTGGATCAGCAAGCCGAGGCAGATTGTCTGGATGACAGCCTTGACCTCACCCCGGACACACAGTCCACTTTTGCACGTGAAATGCGCTCAGAACGAGCGCGTCTGCAGACCTTCGGACACAGCTGGCCAGCCAAGTGGACCAAGCAGTTAGCCAGCTACGGGTTCTACAGCGTCACTACGGACACCGCGGGGCCTGAACAGTTCGTGAGGTGCGCGTTCTGCGGGCTGGAGTTGAGAGGCGTGACGTCAGCCAAAGAGGCGAAGGTGCAGCACTGGAGGGCGGCCCGCGGTTACTGCCCCTTCCTGAAGGGTGATGACGTAGGGAACGTGGGGGCTGACGACACGGCGGAGCGCGTGACGCGTGACGTCAACACTGGCACGATGCCTGCAGGTCCGGAGACTTTTCCCAGGACTGAACGCCTGCACCATGTGGGGGCCACCCCCGTCACCTCTCCTCCATTCACCACACACAGCCTGGTCTTCATCAACCATTCCCCGCCACAACATCACGTGACGTCACCTTCGCGTCACACGGTGGCGATGATGTCACCACAGAACCAAAGCAACCTCCCACCCAACCCAGCAGACAACAGCCAGCAGCATAACTCCACGGCATGGGCGGACATCGTGAGGACGGCTCGCTACCCACAGATGGCGTCCTTCCATGCCAGACTGGACAGCCTGAGGACCTGGCCACTGGTCAAACCCACGGCCAGAGAACTTTCCCGGGCCGGCCTGTTCCACGTCAAGTGTCGTCGCCACCCAGACACCTCGGGTCTCCATGGTGACGACAGAAATGGCGGCGAGTGCGCGGACTCTGTCAAGTGTTTCTGGTGCGGGGAGCGCTTCCATCGCTGGCAGGAAAGCGATGACGCCATGCTGGAACACGCTCGACTCTCGCCACGCTGTCGTTACGTCACTCAGATCCTGGGACGTCAGCTCCACGATGACATCATCAAGGCCGGTTCGTCACATCTTGACAACAG ACTCTTTGCCAACGAACATGAGACGACCTCAAACGACGTGATGGAGTCAGCCCCAGTACAGCGTGTCTTACAGATGGGCTTTCCCCGACAGCTGGTCCAGGAGCTTCTGAGCCACAACGGCCAGCGCCTGTCAGCCGACACGCTGTGTGAGCTTGTGCTGCACGCCGCGCAGCAACAGCAGCACGACTTGGCAGCCGGGAGAACCACTTCCACCACAACTAGAACTGGGGAAGGGGAAGCAACTTTTAAAATGACCACAAACACTAACTACGGACACTCTTCGACCCCTAGAGACCAGCCGACTGTGCCAAAGACAGGGTCAAGGAGGGATCAGGCCTTGACCCCTGCTGAGGTCACCGGTCCCCTGACCTCTGACCGCAAGGTCACATGTAAGGTGTGCTCGGAGGAGGAGGTCAAGGTGACCTTCAGACCGTGCAACCACCTGGTGTGTTGCAGCAGGTGTGCCAGGTTCTTCACGCTGTGTCCGGTCTGCCAGCGCCACATAGAGGACAGACAGACCACCAACCTGGCCTGA